The following coding sequences are from one Nicotiana tabacum cultivar K326 chromosome 1, ASM71507v2, whole genome shotgun sequence window:
- the LOC142162869 gene encoding uncharacterized protein LOC142162869, giving the protein MEFIVDLDKRTCDCSEFQLDEIPCEHAIGAIESIYQKKSAFCSAYYSRDFWLKTYEGQVNSVGDSTIWVIPDNVKSEITKPPDAKVMLGRRQKNRHVSGTEFKKEPRCGRCKKYGHNRTNCTNSAVVHPYARKYRKND; this is encoded by the coding sequence ATGGAATTTATTGTTGATCTAGacaaaagaacatgtgattgtTCTGAATTTCAGCTAGATGAGATACCCTGTGAACATGCAATTGGTGCAATTGAAAGTATATATCAAAAGAAATCGGCTTTTTGCTCGGCCTATTATTCAAGGGACTTTTGGTTGAAAACATATGAAGGGCAGGTAAATTCTGTAGGTGATTCAACAATATGGGTTATACCAGACAATGTTAAATCAGAAATCACTAAGCCTCCAGATGCAAAAGTAATGCTAGGAAGAAGACAGAAGAATCGACATGTTTCCGGTACAGAATTCAAGAAGGAACCAAGATGTGGTCGTTGCAAAAAATATGGGCATAACAGAACAAATTGCACAAATTCTGCTGTAGTTCATCCTTATGCAAGAAAATACAGAAAAAATGATTGA